One part of the Rhizobium rhizogenes genome encodes these proteins:
- a CDS encoding ABC transporter permease — MAAKTSRLARFTNLEFVLGAFLTTVICLAVVFSDVLFPGGADKIDLMARLAKPFANAAHPLGTDPLGRDVLARVVAGGKISLLVGFTSVIGAVIFGVAVGLVAGYYRGFWDMLVMRFADIQLAMPFILLAITFIAIVGGSLTNTIILLIVSQWVQYARLVRGSVLTLREREFILSARAIGVKDWRIILQHLLPNLIGPVIVLMTLNVANNILLESSLTFLGLGVDPTIPSWGGMLADGRTYLQTAWWVSVFPGLAILLTVLGLNLLGDWLRDSLDPTGRTSR; from the coding sequence ATGGCTGCCAAAACCTCGCGTCTCGCGCGCTTCACCAATCTCGAATTCGTCCTCGGCGCGTTCCTCACGACAGTCATCTGCCTTGCCGTCGTCTTTTCCGACGTGCTGTTTCCAGGCGGGGCTGACAAGATCGACCTGATGGCCCGCCTTGCCAAGCCCTTCGCCAATGCCGCCCATCCGCTCGGCACCGATCCGCTCGGCCGTGACGTGCTCGCCCGTGTCGTCGCCGGCGGCAAGATTTCGCTGCTGGTCGGTTTCACCTCGGTCATCGGCGCGGTCATCTTCGGCGTCGCGGTCGGCCTGGTCGCCGGTTATTATCGCGGCTTCTGGGATATGCTGGTCATGCGCTTTGCCGATATCCAGCTCGCCATGCCCTTCATTCTCTTGGCCATCACCTTCATCGCCATTGTCGGCGGCAGCCTCACCAACACCATCATCCTGCTGATCGTGTCTCAATGGGTGCAATATGCCCGCCTCGTGCGCGGCTCGGTGCTGACGCTTCGGGAACGGGAATTCATCCTTTCCGCCCGCGCCATCGGCGTGAAGGACTGGCGCATCATTCTCCAGCACCTGCTGCCGAACCTTATCGGCCCTGTCATCGTGCTGATGACGCTGAATGTCGCCAACAACATCCTCTTGGAAAGCAGCCTCACCTTCCTCGGCCTCGGCGTTGATCCGACCATCCCGAGCTGGGGCGGCATGCTGGCGGATGGCCGCACCTATCTGCAGACCGCATGGTGGGTCAGCGTTTTCCCCGGCCTTGCCATCCTGCTGACTGTGCTTGGCCTCAACCTTCTCGGCGACTGGCTGCGCGACAGCCTTGACCCAACAGGCAGAACCTCGAGGTAA
- a CDS encoding M14 family metallopeptidase gives MSQIFDQTFERILDALVSRATPGQSFEAWTFDDAKSRREAEERLKKKGVSARIRSAYKPLLFTFLEEINLDGVDTIEVRYPVHANAPANRFRLEAYPLAALVGDAKIDFIARDDDAFHYDVTLSRNGRKETLKVLAPNRVHTDIVGETNVSPTGWFRPAGEAAGERLETDYERLFEAAIHAVANHGWGDEEPYFEELNIRVAHPAEDLALSVGDEVVSLREALHEDFYFSLLEFFQKKSGRPLGDRGLKPGQIVPEIVKSAGEISLRIETRKLSTTFLDGGEQPIDTAREPVAAGQLVKLLEEIGGETFEARSRSGRVLSARYVAGSDAAVMISGGQHPNETTGIVGAIRAARKLAERKGAHFTISPLENPDGYALHQRLRVGNPRHMHHAARYTALGDDLEYRTPENSGAHLNEKEIRFKAQEMSGARLHVNLHGYPSHEWTRPLSGYVPRNFAMWTLPKGFFLIIRHHADWESQAEALLDKVTRHLGAIPGLLDYNNRQIALYEIHAGETGFRIINGFPCLSSIDDRHTVPMTLITEYPDETIYGDDFITGHTAQMETVLSAYEAWQEIVSPQIA, from the coding sequence ATGAGCCAGATTTTCGACCAGACCTTCGAGCGCATTCTGGATGCCCTCGTCAGCCGCGCCACACCCGGCCAGTCCTTCGAGGCATGGACCTTCGATGACGCCAAAAGCCGCCGCGAGGCCGAAGAGAGGCTGAAGAAAAAGGGCGTCAGCGCCCGCATCCGCAGCGCCTACAAACCGCTTCTCTTCACCTTTCTGGAAGAGATCAATCTGGATGGCGTCGACACCATCGAGGTGCGTTACCCCGTGCACGCCAACGCCCCCGCCAACCGTTTCCGGCTGGAGGCCTACCCGCTGGCGGCTCTGGTGGGCGATGCGAAGATCGATTTTATCGCCCGCGACGACGACGCCTTCCATTATGACGTTACGCTGAGCCGCAACGGCAGGAAGGAAACCCTGAAGGTTCTGGCCCCAAACCGGGTTCATACCGATATCGTCGGCGAAACCAATGTTTCGCCGACCGGCTGGTTCCGGCCCGCCGGCGAAGCTGCGGGCGAGCGGCTGGAGACGGATTACGAGCGGCTTTTCGAAGCGGCGATCCATGCCGTCGCCAACCACGGCTGGGGCGATGAGGAGCCCTATTTCGAAGAACTGAACATCCGCGTCGCGCACCCGGCCGAAGATTTGGCCCTCTCCGTCGGCGATGAGGTCGTCAGCCTGCGCGAGGCGCTGCACGAGGATTTCTATTTCTCGCTCCTGGAATTCTTCCAGAAGAAATCCGGCCGCCCGCTGGGTGACCGGGGCCTGAAACCCGGCCAGATCGTGCCGGAGATTGTCAAGAGCGCCGGCGAAATCTCGCTGCGCATCGAGACCCGCAAGCTCAGCACCACCTTCCTCGATGGCGGCGAGCAGCCGATCGATACGGCCCGCGAACCGGTCGCGGCAGGCCAGCTCGTAAAGCTGCTTGAAGAGATCGGCGGCGAGACCTTCGAGGCCCGCTCGCGCTCCGGCCGCGTCCTTTCCGCCCGTTACGTGGCCGGCAGCGATGCCGCGGTGATGATCAGCGGCGGCCAGCACCCCAACGAGACGACAGGCATCGTCGGCGCCATCCGCGCCGCCCGCAAACTCGCGGAGCGCAAGGGCGCGCATTTCACCATCTCGCCGCTGGAAAACCCCGACGGCTACGCCCTGCACCAGCGCCTGCGCGTCGGCAATCCGCGCCACATGCACCATGCCGCGCGTTACACCGCTCTTGGCGACGATCTCGAATATCGCACCCCGGAAAATTCGGGCGCGCATCTCAACGAGAAGGAAATCCGCTTCAAGGCGCAGGAGATGAGCGGCGCGCGCCTGCATGTGAACCTGCACGGTTATCCCTCACACGAGTGGACCCGGCCTCTATCCGGTTATGTGCCGCGCAATTTCGCCATGTGGACGCTGCCGAAAGGCTTCTTCCTCATCATCCGCCACCACGCGGACTGGGAAAGTCAGGCGGAAGCCCTGCTCGACAAGGTAACCCGCCATCTGGGCGCCATTCCCGGCCTTCTGGATTACAACAACCGCCAGATCGCGCTTTATGAAATCCACGCCGGCGAAACCGGTTTCCGCATCATCAACGGCTTCCCGTGCCTGTCCTCCATCGACGACCGCCACACCGTGCCGATGACGCTGATCACCGAATATCCCGATGAAACCATCTATGGCGATGATTTCATCACCGGCCATACCGCGCAGATGGAAACGGTCCTCTCCGCCTATGAGGCATGGCAGGAGATTGTGTCGCCGCAAATCGCCTGA
- a CDS encoding AraC family transcriptional regulator, translated as MPALDKLIWQIETDLHKNLTLTVLSDRCAISTHHMCRLFQLSTGLSIMSYVRARRLSEAARTIAGCDADILTVALGAGYGSHEAFTRAFANYFNTLPSIVRKARSTSSLDLMEPFKMKKDMFVDVQPPEIRRRDAFMVVGLSATCSLENNGAIPALWQAFNMRESDVEEAVAGAAYGVCSVADEAGNCTYLAGVRALKKTPGMDHVELPAQSYAVFVHNGHVSDLPGTVYTIWNKALPDAGLKTAPSPDFELYDRRFDPQTGRGTVEIWVPIIT; from the coding sequence ATGCCCGCTCTGGACAAGCTCATCTGGCAGATCGAAACCGATCTGCATAAAAACCTGACATTGACGGTCCTGTCCGACCGCTGCGCCATCAGCACGCATCATATGTGCCGGTTGTTTCAGCTTTCCACCGGTCTGTCGATCATGTCCTATGTCCGCGCGCGCCGATTATCCGAGGCGGCCAGAACCATCGCAGGGTGCGATGCTGACATCCTCACCGTCGCGCTCGGTGCGGGATACGGGTCCCATGAGGCGTTCACACGAGCCTTTGCGAATTATTTCAACACATTACCGAGCATTGTTCGCAAGGCCCGATCAACCTCGTCCCTTGATCTCATGGAGCCATTCAAAATGAAGAAAGACATGTTCGTCGACGTCCAGCCGCCGGAAATACGCCGGCGCGACGCCTTTATGGTGGTCGGCCTCAGCGCCACCTGCTCGCTGGAGAACAACGGCGCCATTCCGGCACTGTGGCAGGCCTTCAACATGCGCGAAAGCGACGTCGAGGAGGCGGTGGCCGGGGCCGCTTACGGCGTCTGCAGCGTTGCCGATGAAGCCGGAAACTGCACATATCTCGCCGGCGTCAGGGCGCTGAAGAAAACGCCGGGCATGGATCATGTCGAGTTACCCGCGCAATCCTATGCGGTTTTTGTCCATAACGGCCACGTCTCGGATCTTCCCGGAACGGTCTATACGATCTGGAACAAGGCACTGCCCGATGCCGGATTGAAGACCGCTCCCTCTCCCGATTTCGAGCTTTATGACCGGCGCTTCGATCCACAAACAGGGCGTGGAACCGTGGAGATCTGGGTTCCGATCATAACCTGA
- a CDS encoding ABC transporter substrate-binding protein, giving the protein MKLRITAAIAAICFSTAAYAETIKVGVVGPFSGPFALQGKNFKAGIDAWFALHGNKIGDDTVEVVYRDVPQADPAQSKALAQELVVKEGVQYLAGFYFTPDAMAVTPLLKQGNVPMVIMNAATSAIVTKSPYVVRTSFTTWQTSTPIAKVAFDGGVKKVISLVSDYGPGVDAENAFKAAFTAAGGEVVETIRMPLSTNDFSPIMQRVKDSGAQGVFAFLPSGPTTLGFVKAFNDNGLKSAGVKLFAPGDLTQESDLPALGEAALGMQTTFHYAVSHDSPENKTFVEAAAKAIGNPKELSFPAVGAFDGMYVISKMIEATGGKQDAEKAVDAVKGLSWTSPRGPVSIDPESRHITQNIYLREVAKADDGSYYNKEVQTFEKQGDPGLAAAK; this is encoded by the coding sequence ATGAAACTACGGATCACCGCCGCAATCGCGGCCATCTGCTTCAGTACTGCCGCTTATGCCGAGACGATCAAGGTGGGCGTGGTCGGTCCGTTCTCCGGCCCGTTTGCGCTGCAGGGCAAGAATTTCAAGGCCGGCATAGACGCCTGGTTCGCCCTTCACGGCAACAAGATCGGCGATGACACGGTCGAGGTCGTCTATCGCGATGTGCCGCAGGCCGATCCGGCGCAGTCCAAGGCGTTGGCGCAGGAGCTGGTGGTGAAGGAAGGCGTGCAATATCTCGCCGGCTTCTATTTCACCCCTGACGCCATGGCCGTCACGCCTTTGCTGAAGCAGGGCAATGTGCCGATGGTCATCATGAATGCCGCCACCTCGGCCATCGTGACGAAAAGCCCCTATGTGGTGCGCACCTCTTTCACCACCTGGCAGACCTCCACCCCCATCGCCAAGGTGGCCTTTGACGGCGGCGTGAAGAAGGTCATTTCGCTGGTCAGCGATTACGGCCCGGGCGTCGATGCCGAAAACGCATTCAAGGCGGCCTTTACCGCCGCCGGCGGCGAGGTGGTGGAAACCATCCGCATGCCGCTCTCCACCAATGATTTCAGCCCGATCATGCAGCGCGTGAAGGATTCCGGCGCGCAGGGCGTCTTCGCCTTCCTGCCGTCGGGCCCCACCACGCTCGGCTTCGTCAAGGCCTTCAATGATAACGGCCTGAAATCCGCAGGCGTCAAGCTCTTCGCACCGGGTGATCTCACCCAGGAATCCGACCTGCCGGCGCTTGGCGAGGCTGCACTCGGCATGCAGACGACCTTCCATTACGCCGTCTCGCATGATTCCCCTGAGAACAAGACCTTCGTGGAGGCCGCCGCCAAGGCGATCGGCAATCCCAAGGAACTGTCCTTCCCCGCAGTCGGCGCCTTTGACGGCATGTATGTCATCAGCAAGATGATCGAGGCGACCGGCGGCAAACAGGATGCGGAAAAGGCGGTGGACGCGGTGAAGGGTCTTTCCTGGACAAGCCCGCGCGGCCCTGTCAGCATCGATCCGGAAAGCCGCCACATCACGCAGAACATCTATCTGCGCGAAGTGGCCAAGGCCGATGACGGCAGCTATTACAACAAGGAAGTCCAGACCTTCGAAAAACAGGGCGATCCGGGCCTCGCCGCCGCGAAATAA
- a CDS encoding branched-chain amino acid ABC transporter permease — translation MQTVFSILIDALAYGMVLFIISIGLSVTMGLMRVVNLAHGAFAMIGGYLASYAAHGLGLGYAVAILVAIVGTIVIAIPLERFLYRRIYGAPELTQVLMTIGITFCIIGIANFVFGPTLKTIPLPQQLAGPTDLGFRTIATHRIFAIACGLAVAGALWFTFEKTAFGIKLRAAVDNAAMAAALGVRTEVIYAVSFAIAVGLAAMGGVIGAELLPVEPYYALRYMVTFLVVVSVGGAGSIPGALIACLLLGAIDTTGRYLAPEYGEFFFYLAVIVIITLFPRGLLGRAK, via the coding sequence ATGCAAACGGTCTTCAGCATCCTCATCGATGCGCTTGCCTATGGCATGGTCCTGTTCATCATTTCCATCGGCCTTTCGGTGACGATGGGGCTGATGCGGGTGGTCAATCTGGCGCATGGCGCCTTCGCCATGATCGGCGGTTATCTCGCCTCCTATGCCGCGCATGGCCTCGGCCTCGGTTACGCCGTGGCGATCCTCGTCGCCATCGTCGGCACCATCGTCATCGCCATTCCGCTTGAGCGTTTCCTCTATCGCCGCATCTATGGCGCGCCGGAGCTGACGCAGGTGCTGATGACCATCGGCATTACCTTCTGCATTATCGGCATCGCCAATTTCGTCTTCGGGCCGACGCTGAAGACCATTCCGCTGCCGCAGCAGCTGGCCGGCCCCACCGATCTCGGCTTCCGCACCATCGCCACCCACCGCATCTTCGCCATTGCCTGCGGTCTGGCCGTGGCCGGCGCATTGTGGTTCACCTTCGAAAAGACCGCCTTCGGCATCAAGCTGCGCGCTGCTGTCGATAATGCCGCCATGGCCGCGGCGCTCGGCGTGCGCACCGAAGTCATCTACGCCGTCAGCTTTGCCATCGCCGTTGGCCTTGCCGCCATGGGCGGCGTCATCGGCGCGGAATTGCTGCCGGTCGAACCCTATTATGCGCTGCGTTACATGGTCACCTTCCTCGTGGTGGTCTCGGTCGGCGGCGCGGGCTCCATTCCGGGCGCGCTGATCGCCTGCCTGCTGCTCGGCGCCATCGATACGACCGGGCGGTATCTCGCGCCCGAATATGGCGAATTCTTCTTTTATCTAGCGGTCATCGTGATCATCACCTTGTTCCCGCGCGGCCTTCTTGGAAGGGCGAAATGA
- a CDS encoding branched-chain amino acid ABC transporter permease, with amino-acid sequence MAVLMNDVTETADTPKTRSPLRAVAGPLIIIAAAILGYFLFPDNLALLTRIIAIALLVLSIDLVTGYCGVATLGHAALFGAGAYAAGIAAAHFEITDPLLMTAIGAAAGGVAGLLSGTVLLRAHGLPQLVLSIAVIHLFHEAANKASNWTGGSDGLAGVSPDALFGTFEFDLFGRTAYIYGVCLLLLVFVALRVIVHSPFGMLCRGVKQDSTRIQAMGGSVNGTILKMFVISGVVAGIGGALNAISTQVVGLDSLSFTLSAEALVMLVLGGAGSLYGALIGTVTFMWFEDVVSAANPFHWLTIVGLLLIAVVLFAPRGLYGAGEQIIARLRGDRK; translated from the coding sequence ATGGCGGTGCTCATGAACGACGTGACTGAAACGGCAGACACCCCGAAGACACGTTCGCCGCTGCGCGCTGTCGCCGGGCCGCTCATCATCATCGCCGCCGCCATCCTCGGTTACTTTCTGTTTCCAGATAATCTGGCGCTTCTGACCCGCATCATCGCCATTGCGCTGCTGGTGCTGTCGATTGATCTCGTCACCGGTTATTGCGGCGTCGCCACGCTTGGCCATGCGGCGCTCTTCGGCGCCGGCGCCTATGCCGCCGGCATCGCTGCCGCCCATTTCGAGATCACCGATCCGCTGCTCATGACCGCCATCGGCGCCGCAGCCGGCGGCGTCGCAGGGCTGCTCTCCGGCACGGTTCTGCTGCGTGCCCACGGCTTGCCGCAGCTGGTGCTTTCCATCGCCGTCATCCATCTGTTTCACGAGGCGGCCAACAAGGCGTCGAACTGGACGGGCGGCAGCGACGGCCTTGCCGGCGTCTCGCCGGATGCCCTGTTCGGCACCTTCGAATTCGATCTTTTCGGCCGCACCGCTTATATCTATGGCGTCTGTCTGCTGCTCCTCGTTTTCGTCGCCCTCAGGGTCATCGTCCATTCACCCTTCGGCATGCTGTGTCGCGGCGTCAAGCAGGACAGCACCCGCATTCAGGCCATGGGCGGCTCCGTCAACGGCACGATTTTGAAGATGTTCGTCATATCAGGCGTCGTCGCCGGCATTGGCGGTGCGCTCAACGCCATTTCAACCCAGGTCGTCGGCCTCGACAGCCTCAGCTTCACGCTTTCGGCCGAAGCGCTGGTCATGCTGGTGCTCGGCGGCGCGGGTTCGCTTTATGGTGCGCTGATCGGCACCGTCACCTTCATGTGGTTCGAAGATGTCGTTTCGGCCGCCAATCCGTTCCATTGGCTGACGATCGTCGGCCTGCTGCTGATTGCCGTCGTGCTCTTTGCACCACGCGGGCTTTACGGCGCGGGTGAGCAGATCATTGCGCGCCTGCGGGGAGATCGCAAATGA
- a CDS encoding ABC transporter ATP-binding protein: MSAIFEVSGLQKNFGGLVVTNNVSLSLSPGDRTVLIGPNGAGKTTFVNLVTGNIKPSSGTVRIAGEDVTGLSASQRVKRGLVRSFQVTRLFQDMTPEEHVALAILQREGKTGRIFGRYRAMPAVTSEARDILGTLGLLALAETRVREIAYGQQRLIEIALAMALRPKILLLDEPAAGVPSTETARIEQALDRLPADLAILMIEHDMDLVFRFAKRVVVLAAGAVIFDGSPEDVTSNAEVRQAYLGSYADARSAA; the protein is encoded by the coding sequence ATGAGCGCCATTTTTGAAGTATCCGGCCTGCAGAAGAATTTCGGTGGCCTCGTCGTCACCAACAATGTCTCGCTGTCGCTATCGCCGGGAGACCGCACGGTGCTGATCGGCCCCAATGGCGCCGGCAAGACGACCTTCGTCAATCTCGTCACCGGCAATATAAAACCCTCTTCAGGCACGGTGCGCATCGCCGGCGAGGATGTGACAGGCCTCAGCGCCAGCCAGCGGGTGAAACGCGGCCTCGTCCGCTCGTTTCAGGTCACACGGCTGTTTCAGGATATGACGCCCGAGGAACATGTAGCGCTCGCCATTCTCCAGCGGGAGGGAAAGACCGGCCGGATTTTCGGCCGTTACCGCGCCATGCCCGCGGTGACGAGCGAAGCACGCGACATTCTCGGCACGCTCGGCCTTCTGGCGCTTGCCGAAACAAGGGTGCGTGAAATCGCCTATGGCCAGCAGCGGCTGATCGAGATCGCGCTTGCCATGGCGCTTCGCCCGAAAATCCTGCTGCTCGACGAACCGGCCGCCGGCGTGCCTTCAACGGAAACCGCGCGCATCGAACAGGCGCTCGACCGGCTGCCCGCCGACCTCGCGATTCTGATGATCGAGCACGACATGGATCTGGTTTTCCGCTTCGCCAAACGTGTGGTGGTGCTCGCCGCAGGTGCGGTCATCTTCGACGGTTCGCCTGAAGACGTCACCAGCAATGCGGAAGTCCGCCAAGCCTATCTGGGAAGTTACGCCGATGCCCGCAGCGCCGCTTGA
- a CDS encoding ABC transporter ATP-binding protein — MPAAPLEIVNLTAGYGPTRVIEGLSLSVPSGSRFAVLGRNGVGKTSLFATLAGQTKRFAGDIRIGGQDIAALPSAARAKAGLGYVPQTRDVFPTLTVEENLFVGLKGRPKSAIEEAYTLFPRLKERRRNLGSQLSGGEQQMLSTARTILGQPRVLLLDEPLEGLAPVICEELMAAFSKLAQSGEMTILLVEQRIQMAIDFADHAIIMERGRIVWEGPSSELAENPDIIDTHLGVGGLH; from the coding sequence ATGCCCGCAGCGCCGCTTGAAATCGTCAACCTCACCGCCGGTTATGGCCCCACCCGCGTCATCGAGGGCCTGTCGCTTTCGGTGCCATCAGGTTCGCGTTTTGCCGTTCTCGGCCGCAACGGCGTCGGCAAGACCAGCCTCTTCGCCACGCTGGCCGGCCAGACGAAACGTTTCGCCGGCGATATCCGCATCGGCGGGCAGGACATCGCCGCCTTGCCGAGTGCCGCCCGTGCCAAAGCCGGCCTCGGTTACGTGCCGCAGACGCGGGATGTTTTCCCGACGCTGACCGTCGAGGAGAACCTGTTCGTCGGCCTCAAGGGTCGACCGAAATCCGCGATCGAAGAAGCCTATACGCTGTTTCCGCGCCTGAAGGAGCGCCGCCGCAATCTCGGCTCGCAACTTTCCGGCGGCGAACAGCAGATGCTCTCCACCGCCCGCACCATTCTCGGCCAGCCGCGCGTGCTGCTGCTCGACGAACCGCTCGAAGGCCTCGCCCCCGTCATCTGCGAGGAGCTGATGGCCGCCTTTTCCAAACTCGCCCAATCCGGTGAAATGACCATTCTTCTTGTGGAACAGCGCATCCAGATGGCCATTGACTTCGCCGACCACGCCATCATCATGGAACGCGGCCGCATCGTCTGGGAAGGGCCGTCCAGCGAGCTTGCGGAGAACCCGGATATTATCGATACGCATCTTGGGGTTGGCGGACTTCACTGA
- a CDS encoding GIY-YIG nuclease family protein — translation MKGYVYILASKRNGTLYTGVTKDLPNRIFEHQNELTPGFTSRYGVKMLVWFEEYDLLTSAITREKTIKKWPRQWKLNLIESTNPDWGDISAHLHGL, via the coding sequence ATGAAGGGTTACGTTTATATTTTAGCATCCAAACGAAACGGCACGCTCTATACTGGTGTGACGAAGGATTTGCCGAACAGGATTTTCGAACATCAGAATGAACTAACACCCGGCTTTACTTCGCGATATGGCGTGAAGATGCTCGTGTGGTTCGAGGAATACGACCTGTTGACGAGCGCTATTACGCGCGAAAAAACGATCAAGAAATGGCCGCGGCAATGGAAGCTCAATCTGATTGAAAGCACCAATCCGGATTGGGGTGATATATCTGCTCATCTGCATGGCCTGTGA
- a CDS encoding MurR/RpiR family transcriptional regulator produces MTAIEAPESVKAFEERLLQVAEGLPKRLRQCADYVASNQDRIAVSTVAEMAEGAGVQPSAFMRFCQIMGFSGFSEMQRLFRDSYVGGWPDYATRLDHLREKGDESASGLLAEFVEAGRSSLEMLLKSVDTRQLDEAVSALAGARTVHIVGLRRSFPIASYLAYAFEKMKVPAVLHSAVGGLGNISAISRDDALIAITFSPYSAETLELAENARANGIPVVALSDSAVNPLRKSGATLLTVTEIDFGAFRSLSATLCLAITLAVAVGTRKTA; encoded by the coding sequence ATGACGGCAATCGAGGCGCCAGAATCCGTAAAGGCTTTTGAGGAGCGGTTGCTCCAGGTCGCGGAGGGTTTGCCGAAACGATTGCGGCAATGCGCCGATTATGTCGCCTCCAATCAGGATCGCATCGCCGTTTCCACCGTCGCCGAAATGGCGGAAGGGGCTGGTGTGCAGCCTTCTGCCTTCATGCGTTTCTGCCAGATCATGGGCTTTTCCGGCTTTTCGGAAATGCAGCGGCTGTTCCGCGATTCCTATGTCGGCGGCTGGCCGGATTATGCCACGCGACTCGACCATCTGCGTGAAAAGGGCGATGAAAGCGCCTCCGGCCTGCTTGCCGAATTCGTGGAGGCCGGCCGGTCCTCGCTGGAAATGCTGCTGAAATCGGTCGATACACGCCAGCTTGACGAGGCGGTTTCGGCTCTGGCCGGTGCGCGCACCGTGCATATTGTCGGATTGCGGCGGTCTTTCCCGATTGCCAGCTACCTTGCCTATGCCTTCGAGAAGATGAAGGTGCCGGCGGTTCTGCACAGTGCGGTCGGCGGGCTCGGCAATATCAGCGCCATTTCCCGCGACGACGCGCTGATCGCGATCACCTTTTCCCCCTACTCCGCCGAGACACTGGAACTGGCGGAAAACGCCCGCGCCAACGGTATTCCGGTCGTGGCGCTCTCCGATTCCGCCGTCAATCCGCTGCGCAAATCCGGCGCGACGCTGCTGACCGTCACCGAGATCGATTTCGGCGCGTTCCGCTCGCTTTCCGCCACGCTCTGTCTGGCCATCACGCTGGCCGTGGCTGTGGGAACTCGCAAAACAGCCTGA